In the Ornithodoros turicata isolate Travis chromosome 5, ASM3712646v1, whole genome shotgun sequence genome, TATCTACAAACAGAGCTGACGGTGTTGAAGTGAAATAATCTTTGTGCATAGCATTTGTTCATAGAAAAGACAACCGTTGAACCTAAATACTCATCAATTTGTTTTTCAAGCGAATCAAGAACGGGCAATGTGTTTGTTTGCAGGATGCTGCTCTGGGTAATGTTTCAAGTATTGGCTGGACTTCTTCATCTATCCCTGACCATTGCAATCCCCAAAGAACAGCATCGCCCTCAAAAGGTGTGGTACTACCTTTCTAAACGTGTGGTTCGTAACGGAATGACGTTTGTAGCCCTTGAGTGAAGCGGAACATTATGTCTCTACCGGTGAGCATAATCCAAAGTATGACCACGACGCATTCCTGGGAGAGGATGAGGCCAAGAGCTTTGACCAACTCTCGCCTGAGGAGAGTAAACGGCGCCTCAATAAGATCATTGACAAGATTGATAAGAACCAGGTTAACATATGTTCACCAGTAATGCGCCAAATTGTGACGGCTCTTTGTTATTCAGGACGGATATGTGACACAAGAAGAACTGCAACAGTGGATTCAGTacacacaaaagcgttacaTCCGTGAAGATGTCGAGAAGCAGTGGCAGGTTCACAACGTCACCGACAGCATCAGCTGGGAAGATTATCGCAGGACAACTTATGGTCCGTCATTTTATTATTATAGAGAGTGTTTCGAATGTTACTTTATAAATTCGCAGTGGCTAGCGTTACAACAACAGTAACACTAACTGGCTGTTAAAGTTACTACAACAATAACGGCAACCGCCTGTTGCAGTTACAACAACGTTAACACTAACTGGCTGTTAAATTTCCAACAACGGAAACCGCTTGTTCCGACAACAGTAACGGCATCCACAACAACCGCCGCAAACAAGCGATCGTCGGTGCATCTTTTGTAAAAATAGGCGAGAGGGGCGGATGACATCGATACCATTTCTGTTTCGTCGCAGCATTTTCTAACCCAGAACTTCAAAGTGAATGATCGTCGTTGTAAAGTTGCTATACAAAAAGGTTCCTCCCCCCTCCCGTAGGCGTTGCCATTCTggaagtcggcttcacctaactccgGGGTGCATGtgggtgaagccaactttacgaAACGTCCACTATTTTCGTTGCCTGGTTTTTCTTCCTTATGTTGTCTTTTTAAGTGCAATATATCATAGAAACATTCATGGTTAGGCTGGGTGTTTGTGAGGTTAGATTGGATTAGGTTTGTCGCCTGCCTTTGCTAGTGCCAATATTTCATTTAACCTACCCAACCCAACCTTACGTTACACGTTTCTTTATTATATTTaatctaaaaagaaaaaagaaaagacaacacGTCTCGTAAAGTTGAGCACTACGGTGGTCACCACTGAGCTATGTAAAAAAAAACCAAGCTATTCTTTTTCCACTGCGAACAGGGGTATCATGATTGCAGTCTGCTGACAGTGTATCAGCAAGATAAGCCTTGCAAGCCTCCTGTCACGTGTTGCTCACAGTTTGTTGCCCCAAATACTTATACGCACCTATGAGccacaacaaaaaaaattaatttTACTGCATGCATGCAGAATGCACTATACCAGTTTGAActgaaatgaatgtggcatgaGTATGGTATGAAATGAATGAACAGCACAACCTTTATGTACAGGACACAAATATGTACATGAGCTATATACAGCATATATGGCATATTGAATATGCATCCATGCAGAATATGTAATGCagctatatacatatatatagaaTGCACCTTCAAACGTGAGAGACTACTACGAGAAGAACTGGAGAATGTGTAAATGTTTACTGGGCCGCAGTTCATGGAGGGCACTTTCAACAGCACCACAAACAACCGGCTGGAAAACTTCAACGGGCAGTTAAAGAGTATTAACTCCCTACGAGAATTTTTCATCCAGCTTTTCAAGTTGCTGCATGTGCTCAAAACTGAGCACACACATAGCTACTGCTATGCACTGTCAAAGCGACCAAGAGATTTTTCCAGCTGGGATATGTCCCTTCAGCGCTACTACGAGAAAGCCACACCGTACGCATTCAAGCACATTAAGAAGCAGAATGAGCTCTCCAAGAAAGTTACGCTCCCAGAGGAAACTGGAGGCATCTACATATACCAAAGCAGCACTGGATCGAGCTTCACTGTCTACAGAGGAATGCCAGTGCACAGATTTTTTATCTATGCGGCTTCCATGTAAACACATTTTTGCGGCAAGGAGTCACCAATGCATGAACCTGTTCTGTGAGCATCTCCTGGATAAAAGATGGACACGGGTATACTATTTAAGAGGGCAGTCAGAGGAGAGAAGCACAGGAAATGATACCTGCATTCAGCTGCCAAATGAGATTTACATTTTGACATGTGCACCTTTCTTTAATTTGGGAGGAGGATGTGGAAGTGTTTCCAAGCAGAGTGTCGAAGGTTGTCCTTGACGAAGGAATTCACCTTAGTGATATATCGAAATATTTCACAGCTGACGGTTGGGATGCAGTCTGTAATGTTGTCGACACCAAAAGGTCAAATATAATATGCGAGTGTAATGTATGTAGGGATGTTTTAGATGAGGAGTGTGTCTCGTGTGATGGTTGCTTGCTGTGGTACGACGTTGCTTGTGTGCGTATACTCAAACCAAGTCTAGGAAGTTAGGCACCATGGTTTTGTCACAAGTGCCACAGGAAATGAAAGTATCCAGTAGCATATTGAATGCTTGATCCATTGTATATCTTGCTGCATtctgtatacagtcaaccctcgatttatgaacaccctcggttccccgaaaaatcgttcataaatcgaaaattccgttaagtgagtactatcgcgcaaatggaacagtatttccgagttggtattgtgtttataatgcaatatattgtgtaattttgctttcgaccatgccttctgctgtatgaATCTCACAAAGCACtgatgttagcgcattcacactctgtttattatgcaatactaaatagtttaattttgctttggaccatgccttcccctgtgtcaatcttggaaagaggagatgtcagcacattcgcactcaactggtctcggatttcctctggggTTTTTAACCTAAGTTTAtcaatctccgggtgacagcggacaccttattcatgaattgaggtcaggaacacttctgcaaaaacccgtttgttgttcggatttcgaggggttaagaaccgagggtgcaatacctggaaaatgttttgtctgttcaggcgtcattcataagaccacgaataatccctttgaaggtttttgttggcctcggaacgacccgttcataaattgagggcaaaaacgctgggcaactcctagttgattcccagaaattccattcattattcgaatatcgaggttcatagaACGAGGGAAAAacgcatgtaaaaagtttggttcctcatGCTAGTGTTCAttaaacgagggaattcataaatcgaaggttcataaatcgagggttgactgtatatgtatatagcTGCATTGCATATTCTGCATGGATGCATATTCAATATGCCATATATGCTGTATATAGCTCATGTACATATTTGTGTCCTGTACATAAAGGTTGTGCTGTTCATTCATTTCACACCATACtcatgccacattcatttcagTTCAAACTGGTGTAGTGCATTCTGCATACATGCAGTAAGattaattttttttgttgtggCTCATAGGTGCGTATAAGTATTTGGGGCAACAAACTGTGAGCAACACGTGACAGGAGGCTTGCAAGGCTTATCTTGCTGGTACACTGTCAGCAGACTGCAATCATGATACCCCTGTTCGCAGTGAAAAAAGAATAGCTTGGTTTTTTTTACATAGCTCAGTGGTGACCACAGTAGTGCTCAACTTTACGAGATgtgttgtcttttctttttagaTTAAATATAAAGGAACGTCTAACGTAAGGTTGGGTTGGGTAGGTTAAACGAAATATTGGCACTAGCAAAGGCAGGAGACAAACCTAATCCAATCTAACCTCACAAACACCCAGCCTAACCATGAATGTTTCTATGATATATTGCACTTAAAAAGACAACATAAGGAAGAAAAACCAGGCAATGGAAATAGTGGACGTTtcgtaaagttggcttcacccaCATGCACCCcggagttaggtgaagccgacttccAGAATGGCAACGCCTACGGGAGGGGGGAGGAACCTTTTTGTATAGCAACTTTACAACGACGATCATTCACTTTGAAGTTCTGGGTTAGAAAATGCTGCGACGAAACAGAAATGGTATCGATGTCATGATTTCGTGTATCGATGGtattgatttcttaggcaatttgaggctttgtttgtatctgtcccttctatgttgttccagcctcagaacatcagtttatctgaTGTCATCCGCCCCTCTCGCCTATTTTTACAAAAGATGCACTGACGATCGCTTGTTTGTGGCGGTTGTTGCGGATGCCGTTATTGTTGTCGGAACAAGCGGTTTCCGTTGTTAGATATTTAACAGCCACTTAGTGTTAGCGTTGTTGTAACGCTAGCCACTGCGTTGTAAATTACCAAAGGTGAGGACAGCGAAGCCACATACCATGACATGATCCGCCGAGACCAACGCCGCTGGGATCGTGCAGACAGGAACCAGGATGGAAACCTGTCAAAAGATGAGTTTGCGGATTTCCTTCACCCAGAAGAGAGCGAACACATGAAGGATGTGGTAGTGGAAGAGACCATGGAGGACATTGACAAGGACAAGGACGGCAACATCTCCCTGGAAGAATATATTGGTAACAATTTATTCGGCATAGAGGGATGGTCTATGGAAGGACGTTTTTGCAGGTGATATGTACGGAGGAGCAGAAGAAGGAGAAGTTGAACCAGACTGGGTACACAATGAGCGAGATCAGTTCAAGAATTACAGAGATCGCAACAAGGACGGGTTTATGGATGGGGACGAAGTCAGAGAATGGATTATGCCCGCAGATTATGACCACAGCAAAGCAGAAGCCCATCATCTGCTCTATGAGGCTGACAAGGACAAGGTCTTTCTTTTAACGCAAGGCTCCTTTCCAGAGAACTGAATGAAACATTTCTTGCAGGACAACCAGTTGAGCAGAGAAGAGATCCTCAATAAGTATGACCTATTTGTTGGAAGCCAAGCCACAGACTACGGAGAAGCCCTCACCCGGCATGACGAATTCTGATCTCATTTCAAGAAACCAAACAAGATTTTATCCAACGTGTTTCTCGCCATATGCAATGCATTTCCTAAACTTTTTTGCCTTGGGAAACAAGATTTCCTCTGATGCGACAAAGTGTGTTCTACGAACCATCACAGATGGA is a window encoding:
- the LOC135395127 gene encoding calumenin-A-like isoform X2 — its product is MKLTTHQRRVNQLRTRGASPAKTASGTARRIFSTLIFVRMLLWVMFQVLAGLLHLSLTIAIPKEQHRPQKPLSEAEHYVSTGEHNPKYDHDAFLGEDEAKSFDQLSPEESKRRLNKIIDKIDKNQDGYVTQEELQQWIQYTQKRYIREDVEKQWQVHNVTDSISWEDYRRTTYGEDSEATYHDMIRRDQRRWDRADRNQDGNLSKDEFADFLHPEESEHMKDVVVEETMEDIDKDKDGNISLEEYIGDMYGGAEEGEVEPDWVHNERDQFKNYRDRNKDGFMDGDEVREWIMPADYDHSKAEAHHLLYEADKDKDNQLSREEILNKYDLFVGSQATDYGEALTRHDEF
- the LOC135395127 gene encoding calumenin-A-like isoform X1 codes for the protein MAANEQTTRSPMVPRSRLLDVLISEASETDGELCITGALSVLTTKKQTDKESEAMHESRLQLRTRGASPAKTASGTARRIFSTLIFVRMLLWVMFQVLAGLLHLSLTIAIPKEQHRPQKPLSEAEHYVSTGEHNPKYDHDAFLGEDEAKSFDQLSPEESKRRLNKIIDKIDKNQDGYVTQEELQQWIQYTQKRYIREDVEKQWQVHNVTDSISWEDYRRTTYGEDSEATYHDMIRRDQRRWDRADRNQDGNLSKDEFADFLHPEESEHMKDVVVEETMEDIDKDKDGNISLEEYIGDMYGGAEEGEVEPDWVHNERDQFKNYRDRNKDGFMDGDEVREWIMPADYDHSKAEAHHLLYEADKDKDNQLSREEILNKYDLFVGSQATDYGEALTRHDEF
- the LOC135395127 gene encoding calumenin-A-like isoform X3, which codes for MLLWVMFQVLAGLLHLSLTIAIPKEQHRPQKPLSEAEHYVSTGEHNPKYDHDAFLGEDEAKSFDQLSPEESKRRLNKIIDKIDKNQDGYVTQEELQQWIQYTQKRYIREDVEKQWQVHNVTDSISWEDYRRTTYGEDSEATYHDMIRRDQRRWDRADRNQDGNLSKDEFADFLHPEESEHMKDVVVEETMEDIDKDKDGNISLEEYIGDMYGGAEEGEVEPDWVHNERDQFKNYRDRNKDGFMDGDEVREWIMPADYDHSKAEAHHLLYEADKDKDNQLSREEILNKYDLFVGSQATDYGEALTRHDEF